ATGATGACCGAAATGATCGGCTCACCGATCAGCGGGCGCAGCACCAGCCGCTCGACCGCCACGCCAATGCCCACTGCCACCAACAGCGTGAGCACCAACCCAATCGTCCACGGCAACGAGAACTGCACCAGCATGGAAAACATTACATACGCGCCGATGAGCAAAAACTCGCCCTGGGCAAAGTTGATGACGTCGCTGGATTTGTAGATGAGCACAAAGCCCAACGCCGCTAACGCCAGAATGGCGCCGTTGGTCAGGCCGGTGAGGGTGAGTTGAATGAACAAATCCATAATTGGCCTCTCGGGGAGAATGCAAGTTGCAGGATGCAAGTTGCAGGATGCAGGGGTGCTACTTGCCGGCAGCGTCGGAAATATCGACGTCTTCGATGCGCAGGTTGGTGCGGATGGTCGCAGTCCGCCCGTCCTGATAGGTAATCGTGGTTTCGACGGGCACGCTGGTCGCATCGCTGTAAAGGGCCGAGATCAGGTCGTCGTAGCGCTTGGCAATCAGGCGGCGGCGCACCTTGCGGGTGCGGGTGAGTTCGGCATCGTCGGCGTCGAGTTCCTTGTGCAACAACAGGAAACGGCGGATGCGCGCCGCGGGCGGCAGGTCGGCATTGGCCTGCAACACATGCGCTTTGACGATTTCGTACACCTCGGGCTTCTGCGCCAGGTCGGTGTAGGTGGTGTAGGGCACCTGGTGTTTTTCAGCCCATTTGCCCACGTTGGCAAAGTCAATATTGATGAAAGCCGTGACAAAAGGCCAATCGCCGCCAAAGACCACGGCTTCCCGGATGTAGGGGCTGAACTTGAGTTTGTTTTCGATGAACTGCGGGCTGAATTTGGTGCCGTCGGCCAGAGTCATGACGTCTTTGGCACGGTCGATGACGATGAGGTGGCCGTCTTCATCAAGATAGCCCGCGTCGCCGGAATGCAACCAGCCTTCCTCGTCAATGGCCTGGGCGGTGGCTTCGGGGTCGTGGTAATAGCCAACCATCACCGCGGGGGAACGCATCAAAATTTCGCCGTTTTCGGCAATCTTGAGCTCGGTCTCAGGAATTGGCAGGCCGACGGTTTGGAACTTGATGTCGCCGTCGCGATGCACCACCGCAATGCCCACGATTTCGGTCTGGCCGTAGATCTGCTTGAGGTTGACGCCCATCGCGTGGAAGAAGCGGAAGATGTCCGGCCCCAGGGCCGCGCCGCCGGTGTAAGCCCGCTTCAGCCGCCGCAGCCCGAGCTGGTCTTTGATGTTCTCGAACACCAGCCAGTCGGCCAAAAAGTAGAGGATTTTCAACCCCAGCGAGGGCTTTTCTTTGCGGAAGCGGATATCGGCCATGCGGTAGCCGATGGGCATGGCCCAGTTGTACATGAAGCGCTTGAAACGAGTAGTGTCTTCGATTTTGACCTGCACCTGGCTGACCAGGCTTTCCCAGATGCGGGGCGGGCTGAAGACCATCTGGGGGCCGATTTCCCGCATGTCATGCTGCACGGTTTCCGGCGCTTCGGGGAAGTTGATTTTGAAGCCCACATTGAGCGCGCAGGCCACCGAACTCATTTGTTCGCCGATCCAGGCCAGCGGCAGGAAGGAGACGAACTCGTCGTCGGGCTCCATTGGGTCCACAGCCATCAGGTTCTTGCCCATGCTGATCAGGTTGCCGTGGGTGAGCATGGCCAGTTTGGGGCGCGAAGTGGTGCCCGACGTGGTCGAAAGAATAGCGAGGTCGGAAGATTTCCCGCGGGCGACCCTTTCCTCGTAAAAGCCGGGGTGCTCTTGCTCATATTCCTTGCCCAGGGCTTCCACGTCGAGGAAGTACATGAGGTAGTCTTCCGTGTAGTTGCGCAGGCCCTTGGGGTCGTAGTAGATGACCTTGTGCACCTGGCCTTCCAGTTGCGGCCAGATTTCAATCAGTTTGTCAACCTGTTCCTGGTCTTCGGCGACCACAAAGGTGGCGTCGGACCGGCTGACAATATCGAGCACCTCTTCGCTCACCGAGTCTTGATAGATGCCCACCGACTTTGCCCCCATAGACTGGGCAGCCAGTTCGGCGAAGAGCCATTCCGGACGATTGTCGCCGATGATAGCCACGGTGTCTTCCGGCTTGAGACCCAGGGCATGCAGGCCCAGCGCGAAATATTTGACGTGGTCGTAATATTGCTTCCAGGTAACGGGTTGCCAGATGCCGTAAATGCGCTCGCGCAATGCCACTTTGTCGGGGGTGCGCTCGGCGTGCATGGCGAGGTATTGAGGCAGCGTTTCAGGCATGGGGGCCTCCTGCTGCACCGGCGGCAAAGGGGAAGACCGCCTGTTCTTCACCCAGGTAAGCCTGCACCACAACCGGGTTCTTGCGAATTTCGTCGGGCGTTCCTTCGGCAATCTTCTGACCGAAGTTGAGCACCGCGACCCGGTCGCTGATATCCATGACGACCCCCATATCGTGTTCAATGAGCACAATGGTCACGCCGTGCTCTTCGTTGACGTCCAGAATGAAGCGCGCCATGTCTTCCTTTTCTTCGCTGTTCATCCCAGCCATCGGCTCATCCAGCAAGAGGATGGCCGGCTTCATGGCGAGGGCGCGCCCCAGTTCCACCCGTTTTTGCAGGCCGTAGGCCAGGGTGCCCACTTTTTTGTCGCGGATGGATTCGATTTCCAGCAGGTCGATGATGTCTTCGACAAACTCCCGGAAGGCAATTTGCTCGCGCTGGGCAGGGCCCCAGTAGATCATCGCGCTGAGCAGGCCGCTCTTCATGTGCACATGGCACCCCGCGAGCAGGTTGTCGAGCACGGTCATGTGTTTGAAGAGTTCAATGTTCTGGAAGGAGCGGGCGATGCCAAGGCGGGCAATCCGATGAGGGCGCTTGCCAATGAGTTCATGGGCGCGCGTGCCATCGTAAAAGGTGATGCGCCCCCGCTGCGGTTTGTAAAGGCCGCTGATGCTGTTAAGAAGGCTGGTTTTACCAGCCCCATTGGGGCCAATGATGGCGAAAATCTCGCTCTGGCGCACCTCCAGGCTCACGCCGGTGAGGGCCGCGACGCCGCCGAAACTCAGGTGCAGGTTTTCAATCAGCAACTGGGTTTCACCTGGCTTGAGACGGCTGCTGTTGAGGGTATGGCGAAAACCTCGCAGCATGGCAACTCCTTGCCTCTCCGGGGGCATCCCCCGGGATGGATGGGGAAAGTGGACAATATCGCGTTTTCAACTGGTCAAAGGGGTGACGTTGGTCATATTGCCAATAGTGTTGCTCATCAGTATGGCATATCTTCGCGGAAAAGTCAACCGGGTTTTAACGGCAAATTAATACTCCCCCCATCCCCGCTACAAACCCTCTTAGCTGGACTTTATCATTTACACATAAGGCCTTTCGCTCAAGCAGGTTGAAAAGCCTTGAGGTAGGGTTGCGGAGTTCAGCCCGCAAAGAATCGCTAAACGAGTCTCTGCGAGCCTGGTAAAGCGTCTTCCCAAGCGACCTGGCACGTACTTTCAAGGATAGCCAGGAGCCCCTGGACCAATTCCCACCAATGCCGGGCGGTCAGGCGTTCTCGCTGCAAGGCGTCGCCGACGACATCATGGCTGACCCTTGCCAGATGTTCGGCCAGATTGGTACAACTGCAGGTGACCGGTGTACTAATCAAATACTCAACACACTGCTGTTTGGCGAGCATGCCCATAGGAATACCTGATTCACGCTACAAGCGAAAGTCCCAACCATTTCATTCAAAACTCCTACAACTTCATTTGCCGGTCACAGGGGCCGAAAGCGGCGTGGGGGTGGGTGTCGGCGTCGGCGGCACCGGCGGCGCCCCCAGAAAGCGCAGGGCTTCCTTCGCCCGAGAACGCAGTTGCTTATCCTGGCTCAGCAGCAACACCTGCTGGAAATCGGCAATGGCTTTCTCGCGCTCGAAAAGGCGGTAATAAGCCACCCCGCGGTTGAAATAGGCCTGATCCAGCCGCTCTTTCAACTGAATGGCCTGGGTGTAATCGACAATGGCCTCCTTGTATTCCCGGCGGCGCAGGTATACATTGCCCCGCATGTAATAAGCCGCGCCATCGTTGGCGTTTTTCTCAATGGCCTGCGTAAATTCGTCCAGGGCATCCGAATAACGCCCTTTCTGGAAATACAGCACCCCCAGGTTGTAATAGGCTTTCGCCAAATCGGGTCTCTTTGTCGCCAACGTTTTCCAGTCGGCTTCTGCTTTATCCCATTCTTTCTGGGCAAAATATACCAACCCCCGCTGGTAATAAGCATCCACCAGGTTAGGCGAAAGTTTCAGCGCCTGGGTGAAATCGGCAATGGCCTTGTCGGTTTCCTGCAAATAGGCCTCGGCAATGCCCCGGTTGTAATAAGCCAGGGCATAATCCGGCTTCAGGCGCACTGCTTCGTTCAAATCCTCGACGGCCTTTTTCCATTCCTTCAGCGCAATGTAGA
This genomic interval from Chloroflexota bacterium contains the following:
- a CDS encoding ABC transporter ATP-binding protein, producing the protein MLRGFRHTLNSSRLKPGETQLLIENLHLSFGGVAALTGVSLEVRQSEIFAIIGPNGAGKTSLLNSISGLYKPQRGRITFYDGTRAHELIGKRPHRIARLGIARSFQNIELFKHMTVLDNLLAGCHVHMKSGLLSAMIYWGPAQREQIAFREFVEDIIDLLEIESIRDKKVGTLAYGLQKRVELGRALAMKPAILLLDEPMAGMNSEEKEDMARFILDVNEEHGVTIVLIEHDMGVVMDISDRVAVLNFGQKIAEGTPDEIRKNPVVVQAYLGEEQAVFPFAAGAAGGPHA
- a CDS encoding long-chain fatty acid--CoA ligase, producing the protein MPETLPQYLAMHAERTPDKVALRERIYGIWQPVTWKQYYDHVKYFALGLHALGLKPEDTVAIIGDNRPEWLFAELAAQSMGAKSVGIYQDSVSEEVLDIVSRSDATFVVAEDQEQVDKLIEIWPQLEGQVHKVIYYDPKGLRNYTEDYLMYFLDVEALGKEYEQEHPGFYEERVARGKSSDLAILSTTSGTTSRPKLAMLTHGNLISMGKNLMAVDPMEPDDEFVSFLPLAWIGEQMSSVACALNVGFKINFPEAPETVQHDMREIGPQMVFSPPRIWESLVSQVQVKIEDTTRFKRFMYNWAMPIGYRMADIRFRKEKPSLGLKILYFLADWLVFENIKDQLGLRRLKRAYTGGAALGPDIFRFFHAMGVNLKQIYGQTEIVGIAVVHRDGDIKFQTVGLPIPETELKIAENGEILMRSPAVMVGYYHDPEATAQAIDEEGWLHSGDAGYLDEDGHLIVIDRAKDVMTLADGTKFSPQFIENKLKFSPYIREAVVFGGDWPFVTAFINIDFANVGKWAEKHQVPYTTYTDLAQKPEVYEIVKAHVLQANADLPPAARIRRFLLLHKELDADDAELTRTRKVRRRLIAKRYDDLISALYSDATSVPVETTITYQDGRTATIRTNLRIEDVDISDAAGK